The following coding sequences are from one Natrarchaeobaculum sulfurireducens window:
- a CDS encoding 30S ribosomal protein S7, with product MAAEDQPDPDAPAGGTDVGAKLFGTWEIGEIEYADPSTERYVNVTPVAHTAGRHANKQFKKSQISIVERFINRLMQTEENTGKKQQSLNHVRDAFELINERTEENPVQVLVTAVENSAPREETVRLKYGGISVPKAVDVAPQRRVDQALKFLAEGVYNDSFKSSTPVSEAIATQLIGAANNDVQTYAVSQKEEKERVAAAAR from the coding sequence ATGGCAGCCGAAGACCAACCAGATCCAGACGCCCCAGCAGGAGGAACCGATGTCGGTGCGAAACTCTTTGGCACCTGGGAGATCGGCGAAATCGAGTACGCCGATCCGTCGACCGAACGGTACGTCAACGTCACGCCGGTCGCACACACCGCCGGCCGACACGCCAACAAGCAGTTCAAGAAGTCCCAGATCTCGATCGTCGAGCGCTTTATCAACCGGCTGATGCAGACCGAAGAGAACACGGGCAAAAAACAGCAATCGCTGAACCACGTCCGTGACGCCTTCGAGCTCATCAACGAACGGACCGAGGAGAACCCCGTTCAGGTGCTGGTGACGGCCGTCGAGAACTCCGCCCCCCGCGAGGAGACCGTCCGTCTCAAGTACGGTGGCATCTCGGTGCCCAAAGCCGTCGACGTCGCCCCACAGCGACGGGTCGACCAGGCGCTGAAGTTCCTGGCCGAGGGAGTCTACAACGACTCGTTCAAGTCCTCGACGCCCGTCTCGGAGGCTATCGCCACCCAGCTCATCGGCGCAGCCAACAACGACGTCCAGACCTACGCAGTCAGTCAGAAAGAAGAAAAAGAGCGCGTCGCGGCGGCTGCCCGCTAA
- the rpoA2 gene encoding DNA-directed RNA polymerase subunit A'': MTEITYDVTDDMIAVVEDSDLPRRLKDEVYEVLEDRDDATVEDADELAKAVETRYVDTRVDPLDPVGTVSAQSIGEPGTQLTMNTFHYAGVAEIDVTQGLPRLIELVDARKTPDTPMMTVHLEDEYATERERAHEVVWKIEATKILALGDVSTNVADMRVQISLNQDTLEERMITPEQVAETIEDHLGVSTVQQGTQIEFGPEEPSYRDLLQLVEELRDITFKGIEEITRVVIRREEMDDGSEEFILYTEGSAFGDVLDIEGVDASRTTCNNIHEIHRNLGIEAAREAIIEETNNTLAEQGLDDVNVRHLMLVADIMTNNGEIESIGRHGISGSKESVLARAAFEVTVNHLLNAAIHGEIDELHGVTENVIVGKPIKLGTGDVDLRMGSTSSSGQAD; this comes from the coding sequence ATGACTGAGATCACCTACGACGTCACCGACGACATGATCGCGGTCGTCGAGGACAGCGACCTCCCCCGACGGCTCAAAGACGAGGTCTACGAGGTACTCGAAGATCGCGACGACGCGACCGTCGAGGACGCCGACGAACTCGCGAAGGCGGTCGAGACGCGATACGTCGACACTCGAGTCGATCCGCTCGACCCCGTCGGTACCGTCTCCGCACAGTCGATCGGCGAACCGGGAACGCAACTGACGATGAACACGTTCCACTATGCAGGGGTCGCAGAGATCGACGTGACTCAGGGGCTGCCACGACTGATCGAGCTCGTCGACGCCCGGAAGACGCCGGACACGCCGATGATGACGGTCCACCTCGAGGACGAGTACGCCACCGAACGCGAGAGGGCTCACGAGGTCGTCTGGAAGATCGAGGCGACGAAGATTCTCGCGCTGGGTGACGTTTCGACGAACGTCGCGGACATGCGCGTTCAGATCTCGCTCAACCAGGATACGCTCGAAGAGCGGATGATCACCCCCGAACAGGTCGCCGAGACGATCGAAGACCACCTCGGCGTGAGCACGGTTCAACAGGGCACCCAGATCGAGTTCGGTCCAGAAGAGCCGTCGTATCGCGACCTGCTCCAGCTCGTCGAGGAACTGCGTGACATCACGTTCAAGGGAATCGAAGAGATTACACGAGTCGTCATCCGCCGCGAAGAGATGGACGACGGCTCCGAGGAGTTCATCCTCTACACTGAAGGGTCGGCGTTCGGCGACGTCCTCGACATCGAGGGTGTCGACGCCTCACGAACGACGTGTAACAACATCCACGAGATCCACCGCAACCTCGGTATCGAGGCCGCCCGCGAGGCGATCATCGAGGAGACGAACAACACGCTCGCCGAGCAGGGCCTAGACGACGTCAACGTACGCCACCTGATGCTCGTCGCCGACATCATGACCAACAACGGCGAGATCGAGTCGATCGGTCGTCACGGCATCTCGGGTTCGAAAGAGTCCGTTCTCGCGCGTGCGGCGTTCGAGGTGACGGTCAACCACCTGCTCAACGCCGCTATCCACGGCGAGATCGACGAACTCCACGGCGTCACGGAAAACGTCATCGTCGGCAAGCCGATCAAACTCGGCACCGGCGATGTCGACCTCCGGATGGGATCGACGAGTTCCAGCGGCCAGGCCGACTGA
- a CDS encoding DNA-directed RNA polymerase subunit A', translated as MRNSTPKDIGTINFGLMEPEEYREMSATKIITADTYDDDGFPIDMGLMDPRLGVIDPGLECKTCGKHSGSCNGHFGHIELAAPVIHVGFTKLIRRLLRGTCRSCSKLLLTEDEREEFHGQIDQTRKLGRDLNDVTKAAIRQARKKDQCPFCGEVQYDIEHEKPTTYYEVQQVLTSEYSQRIAGAMQGNEEEGVERTTPDELAEQTEIDLTRINEILSGSFRPRESQRKAIEKALGIDLTEEDTNKLMPSDIRDWFEAIPDEDIEVLGIDSDRSRPEWMILTVLPVPPVTARPSITLDNGQRSEDDLTHKLVDIIRINQRFMENREAGAPQLIIEDLWELLQYHVTTFMDNEISGTPPARHRSGRPLKTLSQRLKGKEGRFRGSLSGKRVNFSARTVISPDPTLSLNEVGVPDRVATEMTQTMNVTERNVTDARRYVSNGPEGHPGANYVRRPDGRRLKVTEKNCEALAEKVKPGWEVNRHLIDGDIVIFNRQPSLHRMSIMAHEVVVMPYKTFRLNTVVCPPYNADFDGDEMNMHALQNEEARAEARVLMRVQEQILSPRFGENIIGAIQDHISGTYLLTHDNPRFNETQALDLLRATRIDELPEPSGIDDDDEPFWTGHDVFSELLPDDMDLEFTGTIGDDVVIEDGQLVEGTIAEDEVGEFGGEIVDTITKVYGNTRARIFINEVSTLAMRAIMHFGFSIGIDDETIPEDAQARIDETIDDAYDRVEELIEAYERNELESLPGRTLDETLEMKIMQTLSRARDNAGNIADEHFDDDNPAVVMANSGARGSMLNLTQMAGAVGQQAVRGERINRGYEDRTLSHYKPNDLSAEAHGFVENSYTSGLTPREFFFHAMGGREGLVDTAVRTSKSGYLQRRLINALSELETQYDGTVRDTSDTIVQFEFGEDGTSPVKVSSGDDNEIDVEAIADRVLDSEFDSEQDRLEFLGSKPQPTNLSEHADHRLLEETGVSSDD; from the coding sequence ATGCGAAATAGCACACCAAAAGACATCGGAACGATCAACTTCGGGCTCATGGAGCCCGAGGAGTACCGGGAGATGAGCGCGACGAAGATCATCACCGCCGACACCTACGACGACGACGGCTTCCCCATCGACATGGGGTTGATGGACCCGCGTCTCGGCGTGATCGATCCCGGACTCGAGTGTAAGACCTGCGGGAAACACTCGGGGTCGTGTAACGGTCACTTCGGTCACATCGAACTCGCCGCGCCGGTGATTCACGTCGGCTTTACGAAGCTCATCCGGCGATTACTGCGTGGAACCTGTCGAAGCTGTTCGAAGCTGTTGTTGACCGAGGACGAACGCGAGGAGTTCCACGGACAGATCGACCAGACGCGCAAGCTCGGTCGGGATCTGAACGACGTGACGAAGGCCGCGATCCGACAGGCACGGAAGAAAGATCAGTGTCCGTTCTGTGGCGAGGTCCAGTACGACATCGAACACGAAAAGCCAACCACGTACTACGAGGTCCAGCAGGTCCTCACGAGCGAGTACTCCCAGCGCATTGCAGGCGCCATGCAGGGCAACGAGGAGGAGGGTGTCGAGCGGACGACACCCGACGAGCTCGCCGAGCAAACCGAGATCGATCTCACGCGGATCAACGAGATCCTCTCGGGATCGTTCCGTCCGCGGGAGAGTCAACGAAAGGCCATCGAGAAGGCGCTTGGGATCGACCTCACGGAAGAGGACACGAACAAGCTGATGCCCAGTGACATCCGCGACTGGTTCGAGGCGATCCCGGACGAAGACATCGAAGTGCTCGGGATTGATTCGGATCGCTCCCGGCCGGAGTGGATGATCCTTACCGTCCTCCCGGTGCCGCCGGTGACGGCACGCCCGTCGATCACGCTCGATAACGGTCAGCGGTCGGAAGACGACCTCACCCACAAGCTCGTGGACATCATCCGGATCAACCAGCGCTTTATGGAGAACCGCGAGGCCGGTGCGCCACAGCTGATTATCGAGGACCTCTGGGAGCTGTTGCAGTATCACGTGACGACGTTCATGGACAACGAGATCTCGGGGACGCCACCGGCCCGTCACCGGTCCGGCCGTCCGCTCAAGACGCTCTCTCAGCGACTGAAAGGCAAGGAGGGACGCTTCCGTGGCTCGCTGTCCGGAAAACGCGTCAACTTCTCTGCCCGAACGGTCATCTCGCCGGACCCGACGCTTTCGCTGAACGAAGTCGGCGTCCCCGACCGTGTCGCGACGGAGATGACTCAGACGATGAACGTCACCGAGCGAAACGTAACGGATGCACGCCGATACGTCTCGAACGGCCCCGAGGGCCACCCCGGCGCAAACTACGTACGCCGGCCGGACGGCCGCCGGCTGAAGGTCACCGAGAAGAACTGCGAAGCGCTCGCAGAGAAAGTCAAGCCCGGCTGGGAAGTCAACCGCCATCTCATCGACGGCGACATCGTCATCTTCAATCGCCAGCCGTCGCTCCACCGGATGTCGATCATGGCCCACGAAGTCGTGGTCATGCCGTATAAGACGTTCCGGCTCAACACCGTTGTCTGTCCACCGTACAACGCGGACTTCGACGGCGACGAAATGAACATGCACGCGCTCCAGAACGAGGAGGCTCGTGCAGAGGCGCGCGTGCTCATGCGCGTTCAAGAACAGATCCTCTCGCCACGCTTCGGTGAGAACATCATCGGCGCCATCCAGGACCACATCAGTGGGACGTACCTGCTGACCCACGACAACCCGCGGTTCAACGAGACGCAGGCGCTCGACCTCCTGCGGGCGACCCGGATCGACGAACTGCCAGAACCCAGCGGTATCGACGACGATGACGAGCCGTTCTGGACGGGCCACGACGTCTTCTCGGAGCTCCTGCCCGACGACATGGACCTCGAGTTCACCGGCACCATCGGCGACGACGTCGTCATCGAAGACGGCCAGCTCGTCGAGGGAACGATCGCCGAAGACGAGGTCGGCGAGTTCGGTGGCGAGATCGTCGACACGATCACGAAGGTCTACGGCAACACCCGTGCCCGGATCTTCATCAACGAGGTCTCGACGCTCGCAATGCGGGCGATCATGCACTTCGGGTTCTCGATCGGGATCGACGACGAGACCATCCCAGAGGACGCCCAGGCGCGCATCGACGAGACGATCGACGACGCTTACGACCGCGTCGAAGAGCTCATCGAGGCGTACGAACGGAACGAACTCGAGAGTCTGCCGGGACGAACCCTGGATGAGACCCTCGAGATGAAGATCATGCAGACGCTCTCGCGTGCGCGTGACAACGCGGGGAACATTGCGGATGAGCACTTCGACGACGACAATCCGGCGGTCGTCATGGCGAACTCCGGTGCGCGTGGGTCGATGCTCAACCTGACACAGATGGCCGGCGCCGTCGGCCAGCAGGCAGTCCGCGGCGAGCGGATCAACCGCGGCTACGAGGATCGGACCCTCAGTCACTACAAACCGAACGACCTGTCGGCGGAGGCCCACGGCTTCGTCGAGAACTCCTACACCAGCGGGCTCACCCCGCGGGAGTTCTTCTTCCACGCGATGGGTGGCCGCGAAGGGCTGGTCGACACCGCCGTTCGTACCTCGAAGTCCGGGTACCTCCAGCGTCGGCTGATCAACGCGCTGTCGGAACTCGAGACGCAGTACGACGGTACCGTCCGCGATACGTCCGATACGATCGTCCAGTTCGAGTTCGGCGAAGACGGTACCTCGCCGGTGAAGGTCTCTTCGGGCGACGACAACGAGATCGACGTCGAAGCGATCGCCGATCGCGTCCTCGACTCCGAGTTCGACTCCGAACAGGACCGACTCGAGTTCCTCGGCTCGAAACCACAGCCGACGAACCTCTCCGAGCACGCCGACCACCGACTCCTCGAGGAAACGGGGGTGAGCTCCGATGACTGA
- a CDS encoding NusA-like transcription termination signal-binding factor: MNVTLDDDARRYLALFEDVTGATGIDCVLADGDEDRLIVVVSSGQMGEAIGPGGRTVQRFEERVERPVRLVEGADDAESFVANAFAPAAVYNVTISENDDTVAYVEVADEDRGVAIGSNGRTIETVRRLVDRHFGIDDVQLL; this comes from the coding sequence ATGAACGTCACCCTCGACGACGACGCCCGTCGGTATCTCGCGCTGTTCGAAGACGTAACGGGGGCGACCGGAATCGACTGCGTCCTCGCGGACGGCGACGAGGACCGACTGATCGTCGTCGTCTCGAGCGGCCAGATGGGTGAAGCGATCGGCCCCGGCGGCCGAACAGTACAGCGGTTCGAAGAGCGCGTCGAGCGGCCGGTTCGACTCGTCGAAGGCGCCGACGACGCCGAATCGTTCGTCGCGAACGCGTTCGCGCCTGCAGCAGTGTACAACGTGACGATTAGCGAAAACGACGATACGGTCGCCTACGTCGAGGTCGCCGACGAGGATCGCGGCGTCGCCATCGGCTCGAACGGTCGGACGATCGAGACCGTCCGAAGGCTCGTCGACCGACACTTCGGAATCGACGACGTGCAGTTGCTGTAG
- a CDS encoding FIST N-terminal domain-containing protein yields MSVERRSSAVGTGVRTGVLAAGVAAVVVAVGWLAGLEGLLAGGALIVVAGTLLGYRTGNRIDETIDRLRTEAQSVETGDDTYESIDDLEDVADVVGSTLQENHQLRERTRELEKTVNRLEGQNERMEAQTAELEEAMQLCAAGRLAHRLEPDEAAPLSVADEFNAMMDELEGTIRHLKDFVMLVVTSSDELMAGVEQVTAASAEISDDVQQIADGASVQSQRLDAVTDEMSVLSSNIEEIASRAEHVATLSEETAQTGRAGKQAAKTAIDGLEEIEAGSTEAVEAIERLRADVDEIDELVEMIAEIAHQTNMLALNANIEASRGTSEDGSGEGFAVVASEIKSLSGEVQSAAESIETRLDRIQTRTEETTATVTEAESMIAAHTDAVDRALTALEKIAEYAEQTNNGVQEIHAASDQQAQSTQQVVALIDETATIGDRTSSLSGNVAASAEEQAAALSTISGRAGELSENAAWLRDTLDMYKARQDVPGQERPPVAPTSVTADNSSAAEAEEIDGTTGTGSDESATAETADWASDHREQTTFEFSDDDVEDVGLSTQFGSGIAAGDDGFEVGKQAATRAAAKLESDGRVDFGQVFCSPTYDYEAVLEGIRSVVGEDVDLIGASSSGEFTEEASSNGGVTVALVASDTIRFFTGVGTDLSGGVAAAVNEAIDSLPASVEGYPHRSAIVLHDGLAGVGDQVAVATQRRLGHDVSLVGGSAGDDLAMEATHVFCNETVAGDAVVVGLLASKTPTTVSVDHGHTPISEPLTVTQSDGGRVLELDGKPAFEAWREVVEPYLTERGRNVDFDALENDSRELLDLLTEFEFGIEEGRGASDDGYKIRWPGLALTTAGHFEFPVGVPDGTKLRVMHSPKPDQIESARNTAREAVTNAGRSEIAGGFVYDCACRSIILEDSFGEAVDAMADELEVPFTGIETYGELCMERGQLSGFHNTTSVVMLLPE; encoded by the coding sequence ATGAGCGTAGAGCGTAGATCGTCGGCGGTGGGTACGGGCGTACGGACTGGGGTGCTTGCAGCCGGGGTCGCGGCCGTGGTTGTCGCCGTCGGCTGGCTGGCGGGTCTCGAGGGGCTACTCGCCGGGGGCGCACTGATCGTCGTCGCCGGAACACTACTTGGCTATCGGACGGGGAACCGCATCGACGAGACGATCGACCGGCTCCGTACTGAAGCACAGTCGGTTGAGACGGGTGACGATACGTACGAATCGATCGACGATCTCGAGGATGTCGCCGACGTTGTCGGGTCGACGCTGCAGGAGAACCACCAGCTTCGTGAGCGCACCCGAGAGCTCGAGAAAACGGTCAACCGACTCGAGGGACAAAACGAGCGGATGGAGGCACAAACAGCGGAGCTCGAAGAGGCGATGCAACTGTGTGCGGCGGGTCGGCTCGCCCACCGACTCGAGCCGGACGAAGCGGCACCGTTGTCGGTCGCCGACGAGTTCAACGCCATGATGGACGAACTCGAGGGGACGATCCGTCATCTCAAGGACTTCGTCATGCTGGTGGTGACCTCGAGTGACGAGCTCATGGCCGGGGTCGAACAGGTGACGGCCGCAAGTGCAGAGATCAGCGACGACGTCCAGCAGATCGCAGATGGGGCGTCGGTCCAGTCGCAGCGACTAGACGCGGTCACCGACGAGATGAGCGTTCTTTCGTCGAACATCGAGGAGATCGCGAGCCGGGCTGAACACGTCGCGACGCTTTCAGAAGAGACTGCACAGACTGGCCGGGCCGGGAAACAGGCCGCAAAAACGGCGATCGACGGGCTCGAAGAGATCGAGGCCGGGTCGACCGAGGCAGTCGAGGCGATCGAACGATTGCGTGCGGACGTCGACGAGATCGACGAACTGGTAGAGATGATCGCCGAGATCGCTCACCAGACGAACATGCTGGCGTTGAACGCCAACATCGAAGCCTCTCGGGGAACGAGTGAGGACGGGAGCGGCGAGGGGTTCGCAGTCGTCGCCTCGGAGATCAAATCACTCTCGGGCGAAGTGCAGTCTGCAGCCGAGTCGATCGAAACGCGACTCGACCGGATCCAGACCCGGACCGAGGAAACGACAGCGACCGTTACCGAGGCCGAGTCGATGATCGCGGCTCACACCGATGCCGTCGATCGCGCGCTGACTGCACTCGAGAAGATCGCCGAGTACGCAGAGCAGACCAACAACGGCGTCCAGGAGATCCACGCAGCGAGCGACCAGCAGGCCCAGTCGACCCAACAGGTCGTCGCACTGATCGACGAAACAGCGACGATCGGCGACCGGACGTCGTCGCTCTCGGGGAACGTCGCGGCATCGGCCGAAGAACAGGCGGCCGCGCTCTCGACGATCTCGGGGCGCGCAGGCGAACTGTCGGAGAACGCGGCGTGGCTTCGAGACACCCTCGACATGTACAAGGCTCGCCAGGACGTTCCGGGACAGGAACGCCCGCCAGTCGCACCGACGTCGGTAACCGCCGACAACTCGAGTGCAGCCGAGGCCGAGGAGATCGACGGAACGACAGGAACCGGTTCCGACGAGAGTGCCACCGCGGAAACAGCAGACTGGGCGTCCGACCACAGGGAGCAAACCACGTTCGAGTTTAGCGACGACGACGTCGAGGATGTTGGGCTTTCGACGCAGTTTGGAAGTGGGATCGCCGCCGGCGACGACGGGTTCGAGGTCGGGAAACAGGCGGCGACGCGCGCGGCGGCAAAACTCGAGAGCGACGGGCGCGTCGACTTCGGGCAGGTGTTCTGTTCGCCGACGTACGACTACGAGGCCGTACTCGAGGGGATTCGCTCGGTCGTCGGTGAGGACGTCGATCTGATCGGCGCGTCGTCGTCCGGCGAGTTCACCGAGGAGGCGAGTTCCAACGGGGGCGTCACAGTCGCGCTCGTCGCAAGTGACACCATCCGCTTTTTCACCGGGGTCGGAACCGACCTCTCAGGTGGCGTTGCCGCGGCAGTCAACGAGGCCATCGATTCGCTTCCGGCATCGGTCGAAGGCTACCCACACCGATCTGCAATCGTCCTCCACGATGGCCTCGCTGGCGTCGGCGATCAGGTCGCGGTCGCGACCCAGCGAAGACTCGGACACGACGTGAGTCTCGTCGGCGGATCGGCCGGAGACGATCTGGCGATGGAGGCGACACACGTCTTCTGTAATGAGACCGTTGCCGGCGATGCGGTCGTCGTGGGGCTGCTGGCCTCGAAGACCCCGACGACGGTCAGCGTCGACCACGGCCACACACCGATCTCGGAGCCACTGACAGTGACTCAATCGGACGGCGGGCGCGTCCTCGAACTCGACGGCAAGCCAGCGTTCGAGGCCTGGCGTGAGGTCGTCGAACCGTATCTCACAGAGCGCGGCCGAAACGTCGACTTCGACGCCCTCGAAAACGACAGTCGGGAGTTACTCGACTTGCTAACCGAGTTCGAGTTCGGCATCGAGGAAGGTCGCGGCGCAAGCGACGACGGATACAAGATCCGATGGCCAGGGCTGGCCTTGACGACGGCAGGCCACTTCGAGTTCCCGGTTGGCGTCCCCGATGGAACGAAACTGCGGGTTATGCACAGTCCCAAACCGGACCAGATCGAGTCGGCCCGGAACACTGCTCGTGAAGCCGTGACCAACGCTGGCCGGAGCGAGATCGCTGGTGGCTTCGTCTACGACTGCGCTTGCCGGTCGATCATCCTCGAGGACTCGTTTGGCGAAGCCGTCGACGCGATGGCCGACGAACTCGAGGTGCCGTTTACCGGGATCGAGACGTACGGAGAACTCTGTATGGAACGGGGACAACTCAGCGGGTTCCACAA
- a CDS encoding 30S ribosomal protein S12, with the protein MANGKYAARKLKKDRQNQRWSDSDYARRARGLREKSDPLEGAPQARGIVLEKVGIEAKQPNSAIRKCVRVQLIKNGKQVTAFCPGDGAISFIDEHDEVTIAGIGGAKGRAMGDLSGVNYKVDKVNGVALLELVRGNAEKPVR; encoded by the coding sequence ATGGCAAACGGCAAGTACGCCGCGCGCAAGCTGAAGAAGGACCGCCAGAACCAGCGGTGGTCCGACTCTGACTACGCGCGCCGCGCCCGTGGGCTTCGCGAGAAGTCCGACCCGCTCGAGGGCGCACCACAGGCCCGCGGTATCGTACTGGAGAAAGTCGGCATCGAGGCAAAACAGCCCAACTCGGCGATCCGAAAGTGCGTTCGAGTGCAGCTGATCAAAAACGGCAAGCAGGTCACCGCGTTCTGTCCCGGTGACGGCGCCATCTCGTTCATCGACGAACACGACGAAGTTACCATCGCCGGTATCGGTGGGGCGAAGGGTCGTGCGATGGGGGACCTTTCAGGCGTCAACTACAAAGTCGACAAGGTCAACGGCGTCGCGCTGCTCGAACTCGTTCGCGGTAACGCGGAGAAACCCGTTCGATAA